Proteins encoded within one genomic window of Amycolatopsis nigrescens CSC17Ta-90:
- the yaaA gene encoding peroxide stress protein YaaA, which yields MLVLLPPSETKAAGGDGPPLDLEALSFPELNPVRRKLADALVELAGDVPAGLSALGLSPRQEDELARNGALWSAPTLPALERYTGVLYDALGIGGLTRAGRAKAGRRLAVASALFGVVGGADRIPAYRLSGGSSLPALGTLRPLWRPALEPVLAGLDGLVVDLRSGVYAGLAAIPDAVTVRVVTEVAGRRTTVSHHNKAYKGKLAGVLATTRAEPSTVEGLLRVAAKAGIELERTGDTELELLTSH from the coding sequence GTGCTGGTGCTGCTCCCTCCTTCGGAAACCAAGGCCGCCGGCGGGGACGGCCCGCCGCTCGACCTGGAGGCCCTCTCCTTCCCGGAGCTGAACCCGGTTCGCCGCAAGCTGGCGGACGCGCTCGTGGAACTGGCCGGTGACGTGCCGGCCGGGCTGTCCGCACTCGGCCTGTCCCCTCGCCAGGAGGACGAGCTGGCCCGCAACGGAGCGCTCTGGTCGGCGCCGACGCTGCCCGCGCTGGAGCGGTACACCGGCGTGCTCTACGACGCGCTGGGCATCGGCGGCCTCACCCGCGCCGGCAGGGCCAAGGCCGGACGGCGGCTCGCGGTCGCATCGGCGCTGTTCGGTGTGGTCGGCGGGGCCGACCGCATCCCGGCCTACCGGCTTTCGGGCGGCAGCAGCCTGCCCGCACTGGGCACCCTGCGCCCGCTGTGGCGACCGGCGCTGGAGCCGGTGCTGGCCGGACTGGACGGGCTGGTGGTGGATCTGCGCTCCGGGGTCTACGCGGGACTGGCCGCCATCCCCGACGCGGTGACCGTACGGGTGGTGACCGAGGTCGCGGGACGACGTACCACCGTCAGCCACCACAACAAGGCCTACAAGGGAAAGCTCGCCGGGGTGCTGGCGACTACTCGCGCCGAACCGTCCACTGTGGAGGGTCTACTGCGGGTGGCGGCCAAGGCCGGGATCGAGCTCGAGCGCACCGGCGACACCGAGTTGGAACTGCTCACCTCGCACTGA
- a CDS encoding cytochrome P450: MTSIPVGTGTAYADHSLLGRTGKYTPAELLLALHRRFGPVVSAGAGRNRFVYLLGAEANRFVFANSPLFRNREAYAGLIPVDGETSLPVSDGDDHRRRRRLVQPALHHRQIDGYLRIMAENADAVVGSWRTGQRVEVYQAFRAAIRRSTIQSLFGGRLAADAEFFGDQLQPLLDLVDRLPQTVAVLERLHLPPWRRAVAARNKVDARIYAEIARMRAGDADDGDHVLATLVHGRGDDGEGLTDLEVRDQAVSLIAAGYETTSAAMAWAVYAMLSTPGVWDRARDEVRDVLGDRPPAGTDLSRLTYLNGVVHETLRLYPPAVIGARMVTRDFEFADRRVPAGSLLIFSPYVTHRLPELWPEPTRFDPERWDPAAPGYRKPVAHEFLPFGGGQHRCVGSVLAVTELTVMLARLLAGASLRLPAQRVRARGFAAMRPRDGLLAEVC, encoded by the coding sequence ATGACCTCGATCCCGGTGGGAACCGGCACCGCCTACGCGGACCACAGCCTGCTCGGCCGGACGGGGAAGTACACCCCGGCCGAACTGCTGCTGGCCCTGCACCGCAGGTTCGGCCCGGTGGTCAGTGCCGGAGCCGGCCGGAACCGGTTCGTCTACCTGCTCGGTGCCGAGGCCAACCGGTTCGTCTTCGCCAACTCGCCGCTGTTCCGCAACCGGGAGGCCTACGCAGGGCTGATCCCGGTGGACGGCGAGACCTCGCTGCCGGTCAGCGACGGGGACGACCACCGCCGCCGTCGCCGCCTGGTGCAGCCGGCGCTGCACCACCGGCAGATCGACGGCTATCTGCGGATCATGGCGGAGAACGCGGACGCCGTCGTCGGCTCCTGGCGCACAGGGCAGCGGGTGGAGGTCTACCAGGCGTTTCGTGCCGCGATCCGGCGCAGCACCATCCAGTCGCTGTTCGGCGGGCGGCTCGCCGCCGACGCCGAGTTCTTCGGCGACCAGTTGCAGCCCCTGCTGGACCTGGTCGACCGGCTGCCGCAGACGGTGGCGGTGCTGGAGCGGCTGCACCTGCCGCCGTGGCGGCGCGCGGTCGCGGCGAGGAACAAGGTGGACGCGCGCATCTACGCCGAGATCGCGCGGATGCGCGCGGGGGACGCCGATGACGGTGACCACGTGCTCGCCACCCTGGTGCACGGGCGCGGCGACGACGGCGAGGGGCTGACCGACCTGGAGGTCCGCGATCAGGCGGTCAGTCTGATCGCGGCCGGTTACGAGACCACCAGCGCCGCGATGGCATGGGCCGTCTACGCGATGCTGAGCACCCCAGGGGTCTGGGACCGGGCGCGGGACGAGGTGCGGGACGTGCTCGGCGACCGGCCGCCCGCCGGGACCGACCTGAGCCGGCTGACCTACCTGAACGGGGTCGTGCACGAGACGCTGCGGCTCTACCCGCCGGCGGTGATCGGGGCCAGGATGGTGACGCGGGACTTCGAGTTCGCGGACCGCCGGGTCCCGGCCGGCAGCCTGCTGATCTTCAGCCCGTACGTGACGCACCGGCTGCCCGAGCTGTGGCCGGAACCGACCCGGTTCGACCCGGAGCGCTGGGACCCGGCCGCGCCGGGCTACCGGAAACCGGTGGCGCACGAGTTCCTGCCGTTCGGTGGCGGCCAGCATCGCTGCGTCGGCTCGGTGCTGGCGGTCACCGAGCTGACCGTGATGCTCGCCCGGCTGCTGGCCGGCGCGTCGCTGCGGCTGCCGGCGCAGCGCGTCCGTGCCAGGGGTTTCGCCGCGATGCGGCCGCGGGACGGCCTGCTCGCCGAAGTTTGCTAG
- a CDS encoding trypsin-like serine protease yields the protein MKRTTTRLGLLAMAMATIAVPMATSMAGAEEPTAYRAVAPTDEAHIPPGAHTQIYNGEDSSVAEFPFIIGGLREGGTRPQGQTCTGAVVAPRKILTAAHCKDAAGEKSYLYGLDDLNAGGGSRIGVASYDKHPKYVNFDQGYDVAVVTTTSDIPVPNGQYAKFATSADTGLNSPGKQGVGVGYGKKDHNDDSRDVTVDKATFPIREPSNCNGVGAGFKEATMICAGFPDGNPTILPGDSGGPLIVDGKVVGVASWSRSDFHWYGVWGRLNNDMGDWVKEQVGNPGPGDGKFAISVSPSSLTVEPGKHVSATVTTTAGDGGPEDIALTASGLPEGAKATFQPATVKSGQTAKLTIETSSSTPKGKTSVTVNGAATSGSKAATVGLTVGSAAGEIAVAVNPGSGSARPGFFSTATISVTGGSGQLTLSASGPGLPFPPFFNPSTISSGGSSTMQLAAPFQPGSYQITITATDSGGVSGTGTYTLKVA from the coding sequence GTGAAGAGAACAACGACCCGATTAGGGCTGCTCGCGATGGCGATGGCCACCATCGCCGTGCCGATGGCGACCAGCATGGCCGGTGCCGAGGAACCCACCGCGTACCGGGCGGTCGCCCCGACCGACGAGGCGCATATCCCGCCGGGCGCGCACACCCAGATCTACAACGGCGAAGACAGCTCGGTGGCCGAGTTCCCGTTCATCATCGGCGGGCTGCGCGAAGGCGGGACCCGGCCGCAGGGCCAGACCTGCACCGGCGCCGTGGTCGCGCCGCGCAAGATCCTGACCGCCGCGCACTGCAAGGACGCCGCCGGAGAGAAGAGCTACCTGTACGGCCTCGACGACCTGAACGCGGGCGGCGGCAGCCGGATCGGGGTGGCGAGCTACGACAAGCACCCGAAGTACGTCAACTTCGACCAGGGCTACGACGTGGCCGTGGTGACCACCACCAGCGACATCCCGGTGCCGAACGGGCAGTACGCGAAGTTCGCCACCTCGGCGGACACCGGCCTGAACAGCCCGGGCAAGCAGGGGGTCGGCGTCGGCTACGGCAAGAAGGACCACAACGACGACTCGCGGGACGTGACGGTCGACAAGGCGACCTTCCCGATCCGCGAACCGTCGAACTGCAACGGGGTCGGCGCCGGGTTCAAGGAAGCGACCATGATCTGCGCCGGGTTCCCCGACGGCAACCCGACGATCCTGCCCGGCGACAGCGGCGGCCCGCTGATCGTGGACGGCAAGGTGGTCGGCGTGGCGTCCTGGAGCCGCAGCGACTTCCACTGGTACGGGGTCTGGGGGCGGCTGAACAACGACATGGGCGACTGGGTGAAGGAGCAGGTCGGCAACCCCGGCCCCGGCGACGGCAAGTTCGCCATCTCCGTCTCGCCGTCCAGCCTGACCGTGGAACCGGGCAAGCACGTCTCGGCCACGGTCACCACCACCGCGGGCGACGGAGGCCCGGAGGACATCGCGCTCACCGCTTCCGGCCTGCCGGAAGGCGCGAAGGCCACGTTCCAGCCGGCCACGGTCAAGTCCGGGCAGACCGCGAAGCTCACGATCGAGACCTCGTCGTCGACGCCAAAGGGCAAGACCTCGGTGACGGTGAACGGCGCGGCGACGTCGGGCAGCAAGGCCGCGACCGTCGGGCTCACGGTCGGCAGCGCGGCCGGTGAGATCGCGGTCGCGGTCAACCCGGGTTCGGGCAGCGCGCGACCCGGTTTCTTCAGCACGGCCACCATTTCGGTCACCGGCGGCTCCGGCCAGTTGACCCTTTCCGCCAGCGGGCCAGGCTTGCCGTTCCCGCCGTTCTTCAACCCGTCGACGATCAGCTCCGGTGGCAGCTCGACCATGCAGCTGGCGGCACCGTTCCAGCCCGGCAGCTATCAGATCACCATCACCGCGACCGACAGCGGCGGTGTGTCCGGCACGGGCACGTACACGCTCAAGGTCGCCTGA
- a CDS encoding TetR/AcrR family transcriptional regulator, protein MSAVAGREAPRRQRAADAAIEVIASDGLRGLTHRAVDTAAGLPAGSTSSCFRTRLELLAGVLDRMVELEEVVLARMPPTSWRAEDVVNALTDLLVYCLGPARSRTLARLELYLDAARRAELLPELEAANRRFQDFTAAGLRAAGVPEPEEAARVLLIQLDGVLYDALARPFLGGDQRDRLRRAVETMVLGPRSR, encoded by the coding sequence ATGAGCGCAGTGGCTGGACGGGAGGCGCCGCGCCGGCAGCGGGCGGCGGACGCGGCGATCGAGGTGATCGCGTCCGATGGCCTGCGGGGACTGACCCACCGGGCGGTGGACACCGCGGCCGGCCTGCCCGCGGGCAGCACCAGCAGCTGTTTCCGGACGCGGCTGGAGCTGCTGGCCGGGGTGCTGGACCGGATGGTCGAGCTGGAGGAGGTCGTGCTGGCGCGGATGCCGCCCACCAGCTGGCGGGCCGAGGACGTGGTGAACGCGCTGACCGACCTGCTCGTCTACTGCCTCGGCCCGGCGAGATCGCGCACCCTGGCGCGGCTAGAGCTGTACCTTGACGCCGCCCGGCGCGCCGAGCTGCTGCCCGAGTTGGAGGCGGCGAACCGCCGGTTCCAGGATTTCACCGCGGCCGGGCTGCGGGCGGCCGGTGTGCCGGAGCCGGAGGAGGCGGCGCGGGTGCTGCTGATCCAGTTGGACGGAGTGCTCTACGACGCGCTGGCCCGTCCTTTTCTCGGCGGCGACCAGCGCGATCGGTTGCGCCGCGCGGTCGAAACGATGGTGCTCGGTCCGCGCAGCCGCTAG
- a CDS encoding MFS transporter produces the protein MDVHPVAQTATPGRQRWLRLIPIVFVTYSLAYLDRSNFSIAAAGGMAEDLGMTSATSGLVAASFFAGYFLLQVPGVLYADRRSVRELIFYSVLAWGVLATVQGMLSSIPALIVVRFLLGAVEAAVLPALVVLLARWFTKPERGRANAFLILGNPVTVLWLSAASGYLIEATSWRGMFIIEGVPALIWAFYFRAQVRDHPRDARWLNPAERDLVESTIAAEQAALREVAAPAERHPLVEALRSKAVLLLSAQFLLWSIGVYGFVFWLPTIVKAGSSAGIGATGLLSAVPYAFAVAAMLFNSRGSDRTGRRLRFVWPWLALGAVAFYGSYLLGQDAFGLSYALLIVAAIGLYAPYGPFFAMIPELLPQRTAGVAVAVVNTCGALGGFLGTYLVGWLDHATGTSAASFLMLSSTMAAAAVILFAIRTPQLRERRA, from the coding sequence ATGGACGTGCATCCGGTGGCGCAGACGGCCACCCCCGGCCGTCAGCGCTGGCTGCGGCTGATCCCGATCGTCTTCGTCACCTACAGCCTCGCCTACCTGGACCGGTCCAACTTCTCCATCGCGGCGGCCGGCGGTATGGCCGAGGACCTCGGCATGACCAGCGCGACTTCCGGGCTGGTCGCCGCCTCGTTCTTCGCCGGCTACTTCCTGCTGCAGGTGCCCGGCGTGCTGTACGCGGACCGCCGCAGCGTGCGCGAACTGATCTTCTACTCGGTGCTGGCCTGGGGCGTGCTGGCCACCGTGCAGGGCATGCTCAGCTCCATCCCGGCGCTGATCGTGGTGCGTTTCCTGCTCGGCGCGGTGGAGGCCGCGGTGCTGCCGGCGCTGGTGGTGCTGCTGGCGCGCTGGTTCACCAAACCGGAGCGGGGCCGCGCCAACGCCTTCCTGATCCTGGGCAACCCGGTGACCGTGCTGTGGCTGTCCGCCGCCTCCGGCTATCTGATCGAGGCCACCTCCTGGCGGGGCATGTTCATCATCGAGGGCGTACCGGCGCTGATCTGGGCGTTCTACTTCCGCGCCCAGGTGCGCGACCATCCGCGCGACGCGCGCTGGCTGAACCCAGCCGAGCGGGACCTCGTCGAGTCCACGATCGCCGCGGAGCAGGCGGCGCTGCGCGAGGTGGCGGCGCCGGCGGAACGCCACCCGCTGGTCGAGGCGCTGCGGTCGAAGGCGGTGCTGCTGCTGTCCGCGCAGTTCCTGCTCTGGAGCATCGGCGTGTACGGGTTCGTGTTCTGGCTGCCGACGATCGTCAAGGCGGGTTCATCGGCCGGTATCGGCGCCACCGGCCTGCTGTCCGCCGTGCCCTACGCCTTCGCGGTCGCGGCGATGCTGTTCAACTCACGCGGCTCCGACCGGACGGGGAGGCGGCTGCGGTTCGTCTGGCCGTGGCTGGCGCTCGGCGCGGTCGCCTTCTACGGCTCGTACCTGCTCGGCCAGGACGCGTTCGGGTTGTCCTACGCGCTGCTCATCGTCGCGGCCATCGGCCTGTACGCGCCGTACGGACCGTTCTTCGCGATGATCCCGGAGCTGCTTCCCCAGCGGACCGCCGGAGTCGCGGTCGCCGTGGTGAACACCTGCGGCGCGCTCGGCGGCTTCCTCGGCACCTATCTGGTGGGCTGGCTGGACCACGCGACCGGGACTTCCGCGGCCTCGTTCCTGATGCTCAGCTCGACGATGGCCGCGGCCGCGGTCATCCTGTTCGCGATCCGCACACCACAGCTCAGGGAAAGGCGCGCATGA
- a CDS encoding phosphotransferase, with protein sequence MVRSLRQSPEFDGGFAVRLRLADGRWVFAKGLPAGSPRIGAYYVEADVAASLPAAAPVPTLLSTVDDEWLVLVFSDVEGAQAKLRPGSPDLSAVITTLGALARTLTPCPLPRAPDALDDLGPLLRGWHELRADPPADLDEWTVRNLDSLVAMETSWHPWAAGNTLLHNDLRPGNLVLTGPGRVRVVNWRYPARGAAWLDLVSLVPHLLDAGHEPEDVDRLLRRRPVLAGVPAWAVTAFGVALAGHAERGARLPEPPGTTGMRAHQRQLASVTRRWLVHRTRWR encoded by the coding sequence GTGGTGCGCTCACTGCGGCAGTCTCCCGAGTTCGACGGCGGGTTCGCGGTGCGCCTGCGACTGGCCGACGGCCGGTGGGTGTTCGCCAAGGGGCTGCCCGCGGGCAGCCCCCGCATTGGTGCCTACTACGTGGAGGCCGACGTCGCGGCGAGCCTGCCCGCCGCCGCACCGGTGCCCACCCTGTTGTCCACTGTGGACGACGAGTGGCTGGTACTGGTGTTCTCCGACGTCGAGGGCGCACAGGCGAAGCTGAGGCCGGGTTCACCGGACCTGTCCGCGGTGATCACCACGCTCGGCGCGCTGGCCAGGACGCTCACCCCGTGTCCGCTGCCGAGAGCCCCGGACGCGCTGGACGACCTCGGGCCGCTGCTGCGCGGCTGGCACGAGCTGCGTGCCGACCCGCCCGCGGACCTCGACGAGTGGACGGTCCGCAACCTGGACTCGCTGGTCGCGATGGAGACCTCCTGGCACCCGTGGGCGGCCGGGAACACCTTGCTGCACAACGATCTGCGTCCCGGCAATCTGGTGCTGACCGGGCCGGGCCGAGTGCGGGTGGTCAACTGGCGCTATCCCGCCCGCGGTGCCGCCTGGCTCGATCTGGTGTCACTGGTGCCGCACCTGCTCGATGCGGGGCACGAACCGGAGGACGTGGACCGGCTGCTGCGCCGGCGGCCGGTGCTGGCCGGCGTGCCGGCCTGGGCGGTCACCGCGTTCGGGGTGGCACTGGCCGGGCACGCCGAGCGCGGCGCCCGGCTGCCGGAGCCGCCGGGCACCACCGGGATGCGGGCGCATCAGCGGCAGCTCGCATCGGTCACCCGTCGCTGGCTGGTGCACCGGACGCGCTGGCGTTGA
- a CDS encoding NAD(P)/FAD-dependent oxidoreductase, with protein MRVIVIGSGIAGASTAYHLALRGAEVVVVDIERPGVATAAGAGIVSPWTTRRTDAEFRLAELAAAYYPELVAQLAEDGQTESSYEVVGGMVVSADERELAEAEQRIGARAAASPLAGEVRRLDPAQARELFPALAPELGAVHLSGSARVDGRQVREALLQAAKRRGVEIRVGQAELAGSGVRVDGETLGADRIVVAAGAWSAELLAPLGLTLDVAPQRGQISHFGLPGVDTASWPVVLPVSSHYLLAFPGSRVVAGATRETGSGFDHRVTAAGQFEVLEQALAVAPGLADATLLETRIGFRPASRDGAPLLGAVDGHPELLIATGFGPAGLTLAPYSGSLVAALAFDEDPTADLWPYRPGRVSAR; from the coding sequence ATGCGTGTGATCGTGATCGGCTCGGGCATCGCGGGCGCAAGTACCGCCTATCACCTGGCGCTGCGCGGTGCCGAGGTCGTGGTGGTGGACATCGAGCGGCCGGGTGTGGCGACCGCCGCCGGCGCCGGCATCGTCTCGCCGTGGACCACCCGGCGCACCGACGCCGAGTTCCGGCTCGCGGAGCTGGCCGCCGCCTACTACCCGGAACTGGTCGCGCAGCTTGCCGAGGACGGGCAGACCGAGAGCTCGTACGAGGTGGTCGGCGGCATGGTGGTCTCCGCCGACGAGCGGGAGCTGGCCGAGGCCGAGCAGCGGATCGGCGCGCGGGCCGCCGCGTCGCCGCTCGCGGGCGAGGTACGGCGGCTGGACCCCGCGCAGGCGCGGGAACTGTTCCCCGCACTGGCCCCGGAGCTGGGTGCGGTGCACCTGTCCGGTTCGGCCAGGGTGGACGGCAGGCAAGTCCGCGAAGCGCTGCTTCAGGCCGCGAAGCGCCGAGGTGTGGAGATACGCGTTGGACAGGCGGAACTAGCCGGGTCCGGGGTGCGGGTGGACGGGGAAACCCTCGGCGCGGACCGGATCGTGGTCGCCGCCGGTGCGTGGAGCGCGGAGCTGCTCGCGCCGCTCGGCCTGACGCTGGACGTGGCGCCGCAGCGCGGCCAGATCAGCCATTTCGGGCTGCCCGGCGTGGACACCGCGAGCTGGCCGGTGGTGCTGCCGGTGTCCAGCCACTACCTGCTGGCCTTTCCCGGCTCGCGGGTCGTGGCCGGTGCGACCAGGGAGACCGGCTCCGGTTTCGACCACCGGGTGACCGCGGCCGGCCAGTTCGAGGTCCTGGAGCAAGCGCTTGCGGTGGCTCCAGGACTGGCCGATGCCACCCTGTTGGAGACCAGGATCGGGTTCCGACCCGCTTCCCGCGACGGCGCGCCACTGCTCGGCGCGGTCGACGGTCATCCCGAGCTGCTGATCGCCACCGGGTTCGGGCCGGCCGGGCTCACCCTGGCGCCGTACTCGGGCAGCCTGGTCGCCGCGCTCGCGTTCGACGAGGACCCCACCGCCGACCTGTGGCCCTACCGGCCCGGCCGGGTCAGTGCGAGGTGA
- a CDS encoding nuclear transport factor 2 family protein: MTSNPHHALVAEYTDAVQHAKIEVVTGLLAEDAVFQSPFSLFDTPEHLRSAYIARAGAFSGLTLRGTVAGQGNQSVLLWTMRVGESPVEVAEVVTTAGERVSRVDVYLRPAAVLDEVFAAMSAAWPR, from the coding sequence ATGACCTCCAACCCGCATCACGCACTGGTCGCCGAGTACACCGACGCGGTGCAGCACGCCAAGATCGAGGTGGTGACCGGACTGCTCGCCGAAGACGCGGTCTTCCAGAGCCCGTTCTCCCTGTTCGACACCCCGGAACACCTGCGTTCGGCCTACATCGCACGCGCCGGCGCCTTCTCCGGGCTCACCCTGCGCGGCACCGTGGCAGGGCAGGGGAACCAGTCGGTGCTGCTGTGGACCATGCGGGTCGGGGAATCTCCGGTCGAGGTCGCCGAAGTGGTCACCACGGCGGGTGAACGCGTCTCCAGGGTGGACGTCTACCTGCGGCCCGCCGCCGTGCTCGACGAGGTGTTCGCCGCGATGAGCGCCGCCTGGCCCCGCTGA
- a CDS encoding 2-hydroxyacid dehydrogenase, which yields MTPRVLLPWRDIELPAGLTAGYYDGREEPPAALDQVEFYVLPYDQGSEPAKLLGRLPGLRAVQSLSAGVENLLPRLPEGVLLANGRGLHDLSVAEHALALILAAQRDLPRWLRQQQTGSWIREHTRSVADNRVLLIGHGSIGKAIERYLCAGEAEVVPVAGTARPDEGVHGVVELPSLLPSADIVVLVLPETDATRGLLGADQLAALPDDALVVNVGRGSAIDTDALVAEVSKRRLRAALDVMDPEPLPAEHPLWNAEGVLITPHIAGGSASFYPRAKRLVADQLRRFAAGEPLVNVVNASASGAPASDG from the coding sequence ATGACACCACGAGTACTGCTGCCGTGGCGGGACATCGAACTCCCGGCCGGGCTCACCGCCGGCTACTACGACGGGCGCGAAGAGCCGCCGGCCGCGCTCGATCAGGTCGAGTTCTACGTGCTGCCCTACGACCAGGGGTCGGAACCGGCGAAACTGCTGGGCCGGCTGCCCGGCCTGCGCGCGGTCCAGTCGCTCTCGGCCGGTGTGGAGAACCTGCTGCCGCGGCTGCCCGAAGGCGTGCTGCTGGCGAACGGCCGCGGGCTGCACGATCTCAGTGTCGCCGAGCACGCACTCGCGCTGATCCTTGCCGCACAACGGGATCTGCCGCGATGGCTGCGTCAGCAGCAGACCGGATCGTGGATCCGCGAGCACACCAGATCGGTCGCGGACAACCGGGTGCTGCTGATCGGTCACGGCTCCATCGGCAAGGCGATCGAACGTTATCTGTGTGCCGGCGAGGCCGAGGTCGTGCCGGTTGCCGGCACGGCGCGGCCGGACGAGGGCGTGCACGGGGTGGTGGAGCTGCCGTCGCTGCTGCCGTCCGCGGACATCGTGGTGCTCGTGCTGCCGGAGACGGACGCGACCCGCGGCCTGCTCGGCGCCGACCAGCTGGCCGCCCTGCCGGACGACGCGCTGGTGGTGAACGTCGGCAGGGGCAGCGCGATCGACACCGACGCACTGGTCGCCGAGGTGTCCAAACGCAGGCTGCGCGCGGCGCTCGACGTGATGGATCCGGAGCCGCTGCCTGCCGAGCATCCGTTGTGGAACGCGGAGGGCGTGCTGATCACCCCGCACATCGCGGGCGGTTCGGCTTCCTTCTACCCGCGCGCGAAGCGGCTGGTCGCCGATCAGCTGCGCCGGTTCGCCGCCGGGGAGCCGCTGGTGAACGTGGTCAACGCCAGCGCGTCCGGTGCACCAGCCAGCGACGGGTGA